From the Coregonus clupeaformis isolate EN_2021a unplaced genomic scaffold, ASM2061545v1 scaf0497, whole genome shotgun sequence genome, the window TGGAAATATTTGACTAAGAGATAATCAACCCaaaaatatttctcaagagaccggagcttgtgaatccaagaattagactttattgcataataaagccgagcttgctccatggaacaactgccTCTCCTTGGCTCAAATATCTCCTTTTATACAAATACAAGTGCATAGTCATCCtttacatagcatatacagttacTACCCTTAGGGTAATTGATTAACTTCTTTCATGGCCACGCcacccttatctttcaacgtctAGATGTCACATGTTGTTTTTCTCCAAAAAGGCTATGTGAACTTTTCCATATGACCTCTTcctcttatctcattatattggtggcagacCCTTTCTCAAAAATAATCCCCATCCATACATTAAGGCATggttacacactgtattggctatattGCTTATTTAAACATACATCTGGATTATAGAacgtcaatcatgtttactatattttacttttgacatttcccaacattttgccttaatgatacataatttATTACTATAATGTCGAAACTGCGTTAGAAAGACGTGCATCGGAATTATGTAAAGCTGTCACTAAAGAAAATAGTCTGTTTCGACAAGTCAGTCAAGTAAAACTGACGCGCAACAATAGCATAGAAACTATTTAAATGTTGGGATAAATCCAAGTTCAAGTTGAAAATGCTTTCTGGCGACACGGATCAGAAAGGCTGTGGTCCGTTTTGCTCAGTGCTGTACGCTTCATATAACTTGGCCAGCGCACTGTTGCGTAATGTTCCGCATCGTTGTCGGCACACCTGAATACAAGCCCGGGTGCAACGGACGAGATAAACTGTTGGCACCTCATGTGAAGTCAAGCAGTGCATGTGTGTATTCACTAAGGGCACTATTCCAACTTATGAAATTACGCCTTtcctacctggctaaaatgcttggagaattaagtaaaaccacaagtctgAATCCCTATCTCCATTCATGGTtcatttaggaaagggccaatgtTAACTAACTAGCTAGACACCAGAGGACAACTACATAACGAGAAGCAAGatttcaagttgtttctgtcaaaaaCCAAGCTGGTTTACCTTGACACCTTTTATTGGTGCACCAGAACCAATCActgttgagctcgctcagtttagctcaacgctgattggctcaTTTCTAATAGTTTTTTAAATCAAAGGCCAAATGCTCGCAGGCTTCCCTTGTCTTCAATGCTacgggcaacaatgtcatactcgtttggaccagacagcatcagatagatggcctacacatagagagacagaggggcgctgtttagctcgctcggatgctttctcctgtgagatacattcagcctcttgcgaattaaaGGACAATTATGAagcacagagagacgaaagatacattatagcctggcttcccttggcatagAAGAAATACCTGTCAGTTATTTTAACTGTCTGTAATGTCTACTTGGTAAATGTTTATAATGTCTGTCAATCTAAGCTGTAACGTATTTTTAGTTGTGTGTACCcgaggtagactagctgttgttatggcgtcagctaatggggatccaagtcaaatcaaatcaaattaataaCATATTGGACTGTGCATGTTTAAATGCAATATGAAGTCTCTGTTTGAACTTTGACCACAGACAGTAAAAATGTTGTCATTGTTAATGGTTCTTCAACAATGTTCAGAAATATTGACTGTtctgttatttcttattgtagctGAGTGAGCTGTGACTTacatctaaaatgagtctctctggggagagagaggaggagaccactgcctctaaaatgagtctctctggggagagagaggaggagaccactgcctctaaaatgaatctctctggggagagagaggaggagaccactgcctctaaaatgagtctctctggggagagagaggaggggaccactgcctctaaaatgactcAAGACACCAGTTCTAAGAGGTAAGAGATTACATGTAAAATATACAGTTCTCTTAAAGATATAAAACTAAAGGGAAAAGTTTTCCCAAATTAcatcaaatgtaggcctatatcattcatttaaaagGCCAAAAACCGATTTACCAATTGCAGACTGTAGCTTTATAAAGAAACATCAGGACTTCTATGAGTTCAGCTATACACTTGTTGAAATGATGTAGATGAGGTACTGATGAGATATTGATGAGGTGATCTGCCTCCCTGTTTTGTTCAGTGTCCAGAAGCCCAGAGCAGAGTCACCTGCCCCCAGCCTGCTATCAATGAAGAGTGATCAGCCACCTGCTTTCAGCCAGGAACCATTACCAGATGACAATAAGGAAGTGGAGAGTTTGGACAGTGAGGATGCATTAAAGATCACACACAACCTTCTGGACAGAAGAAGTAAGACTGTGTTTCATACAATATTACAAAGAACGGGACAAAGGcccctctaacacacacacacacacacacacacacacacacacacacacacacacacacacacacacacacacacacacacacacacacacacacacacacacacacacacacacacaaacgtatgAGTCCCAACTCTCATTGTTTTCCTACAGGTCAAACTCTTCTGACAGTCCAACAAGACATTAAGGCTAAACTGAAACACAAGTATCAACACATATCTGAAGGAATTGGACACCATGGAAACCAAAGTCTGTTAAAGgacatctacacagagctctacatcacagagggtggaagtggaggggtcaataatgaacatgaggtgagacagatagagatggcatccaagaaacaaaccacacaagagacaccaatcaAATGCAACGACATCTTCAAGCCTTTAgctggacaagacaaacctatcagaactgtgctgacaaaaggaatcgctggcattggaaaaacagtctctgtgcagaaggtcatccttgactgggcagagggaaaagcaaatcaggacgtTCATTTCATGTTTCCTCTTTCTTTCCGTGATCTGAACCTGAAAAAGGACCAATACAGTCTGATGCAACTTCTTTCCCACTACTTCTCAGAGCTGAAAGAGATTGACAACATTGAAGATGGTGAAACCAAAACTGTTTTCATTTTTGATGGTCTGGATAAGTGTCGACTTCCTCTAGACTTCAAAAACAATGAGAGGTGCTGTGATGTCACGAAGCCAACCTCAGTGGACgtgctgctgacaaacctcatcaaggggaatctgcttccctctgctctcctctggataacctcacggcctgcagcagccaatcagatccctcctgagtgtgttgaccaggtgacagaggtacgagggttcaatgatccacagaaggaggagtacttcaggaagaaaatcacagatcagaatctggccaatgaaatcatcaaacacatgaagacatcaaggagcctccacatcatgtgccacatgccaGTCTTCTGTAGGATATCAGCCACTGTCCTTGAGATGATGCTGAAAGAGGCAGAGAAGGATGAAGTCCCCAAAACTCTGACCCAGATGTACTCATACTTAACGCTCATCCAAATCATTGTGaagaacaagaagtacaacaaagCCACAGAGACAAACCCAAAGGAACTGTCTCAGTCAGACAAAGAGATGATCCTGAAACTGGCAGAGCTGGCTTTCCAACAGCTGCAGAAGGGCAACCTGATCTTCTATGAGGAGGACCTGAGAGAGTGTGGCCTTGATGTCACAGAGGCATCAGAGTACTCAGCATTGTGTACAGAGATCTTTAAAGAAGAATCTGGGCTGTACCAAGAGAAGGTCTACAGCTTTGTGCATCTGAGCCTTCAGGAGTTTCTAGCAGCAGTGCATGCTTTAGAATCATGTCTGGACaagaaggaaaatgttttttccACCACTagtgaggatgaagaggaggagtcaATCCAGTTGTCTGACTTACACAGGAGAGCAGTGGACCAGGCCTTGAAGAGTGAgaatggacacctggacctgttcctctgcttccttctgggcctctcactggagtccaatcagaatctGTTACGAGGCCTTCTGACACAGACAGGaagtacaacacagagcaatgAGGAAACAGTCAAGAGAACAGTCAGGTACCTTTCAGACAAGATCAAAAGGGAATCCTCACCAGAAAGGATCATCAacttgttccactgtctgaatgaacttggTGCCAACTCTCTAGTTGAAGACATTCAAACCTCCCTGCGATCAGGAACTCTTTCAGAAACAATACTAAAACTTGACCAATGTTcagccctggcctacctgttactgatgtcagaggaggtgctggaggagttTGACCTGAAGACATACACCACATCAGAGGAAGGTTATCAGAGGTTGCTGCCGGTAGTGAAAACCTGCAAGAGAGCACTGTAAGTTCTGCTATTGAGTTGATGTATACAGTATCATTATTCTGAAGGATTTGTATATCTAACAGatgatctcctctctccagactggaTCACTGTAAACTCACATATaaatcctgtgagactctggcctcagctctgcagacaccaaac encodes:
- the LOC121561436 gene encoding protein NLRC3-like, yielding MSLSGEREEGTTASKMTQDTSSKSVQKPRAESPAPSLLSMKSDQPPAFSQEPLPDDNKEVESLDSEDALKITHNLLDRRSQTLLTVQQDIKAKLKHKYQHISEGIGHHGNQSLLKDIYTELYITEGGSGGVNNEHEVRQIEMASKKQTTQETPIKCNDIFKPLAGQDKPIRTVLTKGIAGIGKTVSVQKVILDWAEGKANQDVHFMFPLSFRDLNLKKDQYSLMQLLSHYFSELKEIDNIEDGETKTVFIFDGLDKCRLPLDFKNNERCCDVTKPTSVDVLLTNLIKGNLLPSALLWITSRPAAANQIPPECVDQVTEVRGFNDPQKEEYFRKKITDQNLANEIIKHMKTSRSLHIMCHMPVFCRISATVLEMMLKEAEKDEVPKTLTQMYSYLTLIQIIVKNKKYNKATETNPKELSQSDKEMILKLAELAFQQLQKGNLIFYEEDLRECGLDVTEASEYSALCTEIFKEESGLYQEKVYSFVHLSLQEFLAAVHALESCLDKKENVFSTTSEDEEEESIQLSDLHRRAVDQALKSENGHLDLFLCFLLGLSLESNQNLLRGLLTQTGSTTQSNEETVKRTVRYLSDKIKRESSPERIINLFHCLNELGANSLVEDIQTSLRSGTLSETILKLDQCSALAYLLLMSEEVLEEFDLKTYTTSEEGYQRLLPVVKTCKRALLDHCKLTYKSCETLASALQTPNSPLRELDLSYNDLGDSGVELLCVSHLKELDLSYNHPGDSAGGLLSAALVDPTDKLMKLNVDHGGEFRLISGLRKYACHLTLDPNTANPHLILSEGNRKVTRVEEKQHYEDHPDRFDRYPQVLCREGLSGSCYYWEVERDGDWAHIGVAYKGMKRKGEKDDSCIGYNRKSWCFFYYDSGYHFFIAGVNRSTPGPVSDRVGVYLDWPAGTLSFYSVSSSGTLTHLYTEHTTFTEPLYPGFVVSSSSVTLCQIDDQHIQSRDHGGECCIKPGPENTRDQIWIPQSCKTCDHVEVSHNVNSHFYIPSGVRHSLKARCVLTNHSYWDIDSPVFC